The proteins below come from a single Fusobacterium nucleatum genomic window:
- a CDS encoding glycosyltransferase family 4 protein, whose product MKKIWVINHYAVPPELGTFVRQFQFAKALKEKYNFEIFTSSQIHNSDINIREDKKFIKSLYYDGIKFNFIRNIDYGKSFIKRAVNMMEFAIKTLFLSFKKYGKPDIVYLSSPCLIASFFGLIVGKIKKAKVITEVRDIWPYSIVDYSEKITKHNIIIHFLSMIEKLIYVKSDAIIFTVPGGKEYIKDRGWDKKISESKIFYINNGVDLDEFKKSIVELDDIDLQSQKKKIIYTGSIRKANNVLTLVKAFEKAGKEALLLLYGSGDEVPEIESYILNNGIKNIKYKGKVEKRMIPSILSKGDFNILTYLPIKDSLVNKYGSSQNKLFEYLASGKPIISNQKYGEYDIINFYKCGLVKQCDTVEEYEELINKALALSKEEYEEFHKNTQKMIQNFDWENLSLELEKIFQYINNL is encoded by the coding sequence TTGAAAAAAATATGGGTGATTAATCACTATGCTGTTCCACCGGAATTAGGAACCTTTGTTCGACAATTTCAATTTGCAAAAGCTTTAAAAGAAAAATATAATTTTGAAATTTTTACTTCTAGCCAAATTCATAATTCAGATATAAATATTAGAGAAGACAAAAAATTTATAAAAAGTTTATATTATGATGGAATAAAGTTTAATTTTATAAGAAATATAGATTATGGTAAAAGTTTTATAAAAAGAGCAGTAAATATGATGGAGTTTGCTATTAAGACTTTATTTTTGTCTTTTAAAAAATACGGGAAACCAGATATAGTATATTTATCTTCACCATGTTTGATAGCGAGCTTTTTTGGATTAATAGTAGGAAAGATAAAAAAGGCAAAAGTTATTACAGAAGTAAGGGATATTTGGCCCTACAGTATTGTTGATTACAGTGAAAAAATAACTAAACATAATATAATTATTCATTTTCTCTCAATGATAGAAAAATTAATCTATGTAAAATCAGATGCCATTATTTTTACTGTCCCTGGTGGTAAAGAATATATTAAAGATAGGGGATGGGACAAGAAAATTTCTGAATCAAAAATATTTTATATTAACAATGGAGTAGATTTAGATGAATTTAAAAAATCTATTGTTGAATTAGATGATATTGATTTACAATCTCAAAAGAAAAAAATTATTTATACAGGTTCTATTAGAAAGGCTAACAATGTATTGACACTAGTAAAAGCATTTGAAAAAGCTGGAAAAGAGGCGTTATTATTACTATATGGTTCAGGTGATGAAGTTCCTGAAATAGAATCTTATATTTTAAATAATGGTATTAAAAATATTAAGTATAAAGGAAAAGTTGAAAAAAGAATGATACCTAGTATTTTATCAAAGGGAGATTTTAATATTTTAACATATCTTCCTATTAAAGATAGTTTAGTTAATAAATATGGAAGTAGTCAAAATAAACTATTTGAATATTTAGCCAGTGGGAAACCTATTATTAGTAACCAAAAATATGGAGAGTATGATATAATCAACTTCTATAAATGTGGTTTAGTAAAACAATGTGATACAGTTGAAGAGTATGAGGAACTTATTAATAAAGCACTTGCCTTAAGTAAAGAAGAATATGAAGAATTTCATAAGAATACTCAAAAAATGATTCAGAACTTTGATTGGGAAAACTTATCATTAGAGCTTGAAAAGATATTCCAATATATAAATAATCTTTAA
- a CDS encoding polysaccharide biosynthesis protein: protein MNSIRKLVKFLIDIFLLNMSLVISIFLKYDQIQIKDMNINFFIYYNISFCIIYFILKIYNNSWRFSGISEYTALISLSVFTTILAYISNVFLKLFTKSSLYFETFIIFTFLLILSRFLMFLTRLKGIIKKDLNQENVLIYGAGESGVLLVKESKINPNFPYKIVGFLDDNVNKIGGKVYGLEVLGGLEKVKEIVEKKDISKIIISMPSVSQNKVSNILKGINKIEGLSVKILPNVDNLIEEGNLATQLRNIKLEDLLGRDEIKINTKEVFDFIQDKIIFVTGGGGSIGSELIKQIAKYNPKEIVNIEINENASYLMELELKRKYPYLDYKTEIASVRDFDKLDILFNKYKPDILFHAAAHKHVPLMENNPEEAIKNNIFGTKNIAECCLKYKLESVVLISTDKAVNPTNVMGATKRVCEMIFQKYSEKSSNTKFMAVRFGNVLGSNGSVIPIFSKLIEERKNLTLTHKDIIRYFMTIPEAAQLVIEAATIGKGGEILILDMGEPVKIYDLAKNMIKLSGSNVGIDIVGLRPGEKLFEELLYDVNSSEKTSNNKIFITNMENEKVKVNIEDYYTVLKDLIKENDIIGMRRTLANIIGTFKGRVE from the coding sequence ATGAATAGCATAAGGAAATTAGTGAAATTTTTAATAGATATATTTTTATTAAATATGTCATTAGTTATTTCTATTTTTCTAAAATATGATCAAATACAAATAAAAGATATGAATATAAATTTCTTTATATATTACAATATTTCTTTTTGTATTATATATTTTATTTTAAAAATCTATAATAATAGTTGGAGATTTAGTGGAATATCAGAGTATACAGCTTTAATTAGTTTAAGTGTCTTTACAACAATTCTAGCATATATATCAAATGTTTTTTTAAAATTATTTACAAAGAGTAGTTTATATTTTGAAACTTTTATAATATTTACTTTCCTATTAATACTTTCAAGATTTCTAATGTTTTTGACTAGACTGAAAGGGATTATAAAAAAAGATTTAAATCAAGAAAATGTACTTATCTATGGTGCAGGAGAATCAGGAGTCTTATTAGTAAAAGAGTCAAAAATAAATCCAAATTTTCCATATAAAATAGTTGGTTTTTTAGATGATAATGTAAATAAAATAGGTGGAAAAGTTTATGGACTGGAAGTTTTAGGAGGTTTAGAAAAAGTAAAAGAAATAGTAGAAAAAAAAGATATTTCTAAAATAATTATATCTATGCCATCAGTAAGTCAGAATAAGGTTTCTAATATTTTAAAAGGAATAAATAAAATAGAAGGATTATCAGTAAAAATATTACCAAATGTAGATAATTTAATAGAAGAAGGAAATTTAGCTACTCAACTTAGAAATATAAAATTAGAAGACTTATTAGGTAGAGATGAAATAAAAATAAATACAAAAGAAGTATTTGATTTTATTCAAGATAAGATTATATTTGTAACAGGTGGTGGAGGAAGTATAGGTTCTGAACTTATTAAGCAAATTGCAAAGTATAATCCTAAGGAAATTGTAAATATAGAAATTAATGAAAATGCTTCTTATCTTATGGAATTAGAATTGAAAAGAAAGTATCCGTATTTAGATTATAAAACTGAAATTGCAAGTGTAAGAGATTTTGATAAGCTAGATATATTATTCAATAAATATAAGCCAGATATACTATTCCATGCTGCTGCACATAAGCATGTGCCACTTATGGAAAATAACCCAGAAGAAGCTATAAAAAATAATATATTTGGAACTAAAAATATAGCAGAATGTTGTCTAAAATATAAACTAGAATCAGTAGTTTTAATTTCAACAGATAAGGCTGTAAATCCAACAAATGTTATGGGAGCAACAAAAAGAGTCTGTGAAATGATTTTTCAAAAATATTCAGAAAAATCATCAAATACAAAGTTTATGGCTGTAAGATTTGGAAATGTTTTAGGAAGTAATGGTTCAGTTATACCAATATTTTCAAAACTAATAGAAGAAAGAAAAAATTTAACTTTAACTCACAAAGATATAATTAGATATTTTATGACTATACCAGAAGCAGCTCAACTTGTAATAGAAGCAGCAACTATTGGTAAGGGTGGAGAAATTTTAATTTTGGATATGGGAGAACCAGTTAAAATATATGATTTAGCTAAGAACATGATTAAATTATCAGGATCTAATGTTGGAATAGATATAGTTGGTTTAAGACCAGGTGAAAAGCTATTTGAAGAATTATTATATGATGTAAATTCATCAGAAAAGACATCTAATAATAAAATTTTTATAACTAATATGGAAAATGAAAAAGTTAAAGTCAATATAGAAGATTATTATACAGTTCTTAAAGATTTAATTAAAGAAAATGATATTATTGGAATGAGAAGAACTCTTGCTAATATTATTGGAACTTTTAAAGGGAGAGTGGAATAA
- a CDS encoding DegT/DnrJ/EryC1/StrS family aminotransferase yields MKISLLNLKRQYKYLKEDIEKNISEILEGGAYINGPQTKKFEKRMEEYLGVKNAIGVGNGTDALVIALEALGIGRGDEVITSPFTFFATAEAISVVGAVPVFVDVKLEDFNIDENKIEKAITSKTKAIMPVHIFGTPANMDKINEIAKKNNLYVIEDACQAIGAKYKDKMVGTLSDIACFSFFPTKNLGTYGDGGLITTNNDNFATICRALKAHGSGENGEIAYNFLNNIKEEVKVDSQVDDTVYNPKKYYNYLIGHNSRLDELHAGILNIKLNYLDEWNTKRNAIAKYYDEKLDNKKYKKMQLREDNYNVYHMYIIQTENRNELTKKLDEAGIAYGIYYPVPLHLQKVYKNLGYKEGVLPNAEYLSKRTIAIPVDPELTEEEKEYIVNFLNNLEL; encoded by the coding sequence ATGAAAATATCTTTACTAAATTTAAAAAGGCAATATAAATATCTAAAAGAAGATATAGAAAAAAATATTTCAGAAATTTTAGAAGGGGGAGCATATATAAATGGACCTCAAACTAAAAAGTTTGAAAAAAGAATGGAAGAATACTTAGGTGTAAAAAATGCTATAGGAGTAGGAAATGGGACAGATGCTTTAGTTATAGCTTTAGAAGCACTAGGAATAGGTAGAGGAGATGAAGTTATAACAAGTCCTTTTACATTTTTTGCAACAGCTGAAGCAATATCAGTTGTTGGAGCAGTGCCAGTTTTTGTTGATGTAAAATTAGAAGATTTTAATATTGATGAAAATAAAATTGAAAAAGCTATAACTTCTAAAACAAAAGCTATTATGCCAGTTCATATTTTTGGAACACCAGCAAATATGGATAAAATAAATGAAATAGCAAAGAAAAATAATTTATATGTGATAGAAGATGCTTGCCAAGCAATTGGAGCAAAATATAAAGATAAAATGGTAGGGACACTTTCTGATATAGCTTGTTTTTCATTTTTCCCAACAAAGAATTTAGGAACTTATGGAGATGGAGGATTAATAACTACAAATAATGACAATTTTGCAACTATTTGTAGGGCTTTAAAAGCTCATGGAAGTGGAGAAAATGGAGAGATAGCTTATAATTTTCTTAATAATATAAAAGAAGAAGTAAAAGTAGATAGTCAAGTAGATGACACAGTTTATAACCCTAAAAAGTATTATAATTATCTAATAGGACATAACTCACGATTGGATGAATTACATGCAGGAATATTAAATATTAAATTAAACTATTTAGATGAATGGAATACTAAAAGAAATGCTATTGCAAAATATTATGATGAAAAATTAGATAATAAAAAGTATAAAAAAATGCAATTAAGAGAAGATAATTACAATGTTTACCATATGTATATAATTCAAACTGAAAATAGAAATGAATTAACAAAAAAATTAGATGAAGCAGGAATAGCTTATGGAATTTATTATCCTGTACCTTTACATTTACAAAAAGTATATAAGAATTTAGGCTATAAAGAAGGTGTTTTACCTAATGCAGAATACCTATCTAAGAGAACAATTGCAATTCCAGTTGATCCTGAATTAACTGAAGAAGAAAAGGAATATATTGTAAACTTCTTAAATAATTTAGAGTTATAG
- a CDS encoding UDP-3-O-(3-hydroxymyristoyl)glucosamine N-acyltransferase gives MKLSELNFGKIEKDGEFNWLGLTAEEYEGKKHLVFFESEKYLKELEKNSTLSCVITTDILREKIKRKDIGILVSKTPREDFFKLHNLLNKNNFYKMGKKENKISNTAKISKTAVIKSNNIVIEDNVEIDDFVVIYPNVTIKKNVKIGAGTIIGSRPLEVFSNGKENFYISAVGDIFIDENVEIYSNTTVEMGVFGTTYIGKHVHVDDLVQVGHDVKIGDLSIIVAGTVIGGRTRIGENSYLSINSTIKNGLILGKNCKVNMGAVVSQNVKENETVTGNLAIEHSRFIKNLKKITKGEKIEKNMGD, from the coding sequence ATGAAATTATCAGAACTAAATTTTGGTAAAATAGAAAAAGATGGAGAGTTTAACTGGTTAGGACTTACAGCAGAAGAATATGAAGGGAAAAAGCATTTAGTATTTTTTGAGTCAGAAAAATATTTAAAAGAGTTAGAAAAGAATTCAACATTATCTTGTGTAATTACTACAGATATTCTTAGAGAAAAGATTAAAAGAAAAGATATAGGAATTTTGGTATCAAAAACTCCAAGAGAAGATTTTTTTAAACTTCACAATCTTTTAAATAAAAATAATTTTTACAAAATGGGGAAAAAAGAAAATAAAATTTCTAATACAGCTAAAATTTCAAAGACAGCAGTTATAAAATCAAATAATATTGTAATTGAAGATAATGTAGAGATTGATGATTTTGTAGTTATTTATCCAAATGTTACAATAAAAAAGAATGTTAAAATAGGTGCTGGGACAATAATAGGAAGTAGACCATTAGAAGTATTTTCAAATGGAAAAGAAAATTTTTATATTTCAGCTGTAGGAGACATTTTTATAGATGAAAATGTAGAAATTTACTCAAATACAACAGTTGAAATGGGAGTTTTTGGAACAACTTATATAGGAAAACATGTTCATGTTGATGACTTAGTTCAAGTTGGACATGATGTTAAGATAGGGGATTTATCCATAATTGTTGCAGGAACTGTTATTGGTGGTAGAACAAGAATAGGTGAAAATAGTTATCTTAGTATAAATTCAACGATAAAAAATGGTTTGATTTTAGGAAAAAATTGTAAAGTAAATATGGGGGCTGTAGTTAGTCAAAATGTAAAAGAAAATGAAACAGTTACAGGAAATTTAGCTATTGAACATAGTAGGTTTATAAAAAATTTAAAAAAAATTACAAAAGGAGAAAAAATTGAAAAAAATATGGGTGATTAA
- a CDS encoding GNAT family N-acetyltransferase, with protein MINYRLATRDDLEKIAKIHINEFSKYFLSVLGEKLVCKFYESYYEETDNILVITEKEEKVIGFILGTKSSLAREKFFKENFNKIFWKLFEEFFKGNKILWMGISRRLFFIKEAIIAKLYKKKNLISQKVSSSYRLLSIAIKREERGNDVAYQMENFFCKKLLEKGIKKVGLSVIKDNERAISFYKKCGYNIEKKEDGVIYFIKDI; from the coding sequence ATGATAAATTATAGATTAGCAACAAGAGATGATCTGGAGAAAATAGCAAAAATTCATATTAATGAGTTTTCTAAGTATTTTTTAAGTGTATTAGGTGAAAAATTAGTTTGTAAGTTTTATGAAAGCTATTATGAAGAAACTGATAATATTTTGGTAATAACAGAAAAAGAGGAGAAAGTAATTGGATTTATTTTAGGAACTAAAAGTTCTTTAGCAAGAGAAAAATTTTTTAAAGAAAATTTTAATAAAATATTTTGGAAGTTATTTGAAGAATTTTTTAAAGGAAACAAAATTTTATGGATGGGAATTAGTAGGAGATTATTCTTTATAAAAGAAGCAATTATTGCAAAATTATATAAAAAAAAGAATTTAATTTCTCAAAAAGTATCAAGCTCATACAGATTACTTTCAATAGCAATAAAAAGAGAAGAAAGAGGAAATGATGTTGCATATCAGATGGAAAATTTCTTTTGTAAAAAATTATTAGAAAAAGGAATAAAAAAAGTAGGGTTATCTGTAATAAAAGATAATGAGAGAGCAATTTCTTTTTACAAAAAATGTGGATACAATATAGAAAAAAAAGAAGATGGTGTAATATATTTTATAAAAGATATTTAA
- the rfbC gene encoding dTDP-4-dehydrorhamnose 3,5-epimerase, translating to MSIIEPQIFEDSRGFFLESYNYNTFKELGIENVFVQDNHSKSLKGVLRGLHFQKEEYSQAKLISILKGSVLDIVVDLRKDSETFGRYFAIEINEKSKRMLFIPKNFAHGFLTLEDDTEVFYKCDNFYNPKSEAGIIWNDKDLNIDWNLEKYNIKESELIISEKDKKNTSFKEYKKINDIE from the coding sequence TTGTCTATTATTGAGCCTCAAATATTTGAAGATAGTAGAGGTTTTTTTCTGGAAAGTTATAACTATAATACTTTTAAAGAATTAGGAATAGAAAATGTTTTTGTTCAAGATAATCATTCTAAATCTTTAAAGGGAGTTTTAAGAGGTTTACACTTTCAAAAAGAAGAATATTCACAGGCTAAATTGATAAGTATTCTGAAAGGCTCTGTATTAGATATAGTTGTAGATTTAAGAAAAGATAGTGAAACTTTTGGGAGGTATTTTGCAATAGAAATAAATGAAAAAAGTAAGAGAATGTTATTTATTCCAAAAAACTTTGCTCATGGATTTTTAACATTAGAGGATGATACAGAAGTTTTCTATAAATGTGATAATTTTTATAATCCTAAAAGTGAAGCTGGAATAATATGGAATGATAAAGATTTAAATATAGATTGGAATCTCGAGAAATACAATATTAAAGAAAGTGAATTAATTATCTCTGAAAAAGATAAAAAAAATACAAGTTTTAAAGAGTATAAAAAAATAAATGATATAGAATAG
- a CDS encoding nucleotide sugar dehydrogenase, translating to MNICVVGLGYVGLPLAIAFAEKGFNVIGFDLNQEKISKYLQGIDPTNEVGNEKIRNIKNLEFTFDEKKISEASFIIVAVPTPVLENKSPDFRPLIGASTIIGKNMRKDSIVVYESTVYPGATEEVCLPILEKYSKMKCGIDFKIGYSPERVNPADKVNTLTKIKKITSGMDKESSTIIAEVYGSIIEAGIHKASSIKVAEAAKVIENSQRDINIAFINELAMIFDRIGIDTLEVLEAAGTKWNFLPYRPGLVGGHCIGVDPYYLADKANELGYHAQVILAGRRINDGMAKFVAEKTIKRLINANIRVKGADVLVMGLTFKENCPDLRNSKVNDIILELKEYGVNVHVVDPMADKLEAKKEYNIDLEDSKDIKNMDAIIVAVGHKEYRDMDIKELYKYYNEVYSKPLLIDVKSIFNKEEAEKEYDYWRL from the coding sequence ATGAATATTTGTGTAGTTGGATTAGGATATGTGGGCTTACCTTTAGCAATAGCTTTTGCTGAAAAAGGTTTTAATGTTATTGGTTTTGATTTAAATCAAGAGAAAATAAGTAAATATCTACAAGGGATAGATCCAACAAATGAAGTAGGAAATGAAAAAATAAGAAATATAAAAAACTTGGAATTTACTTTTGATGAAAAGAAAATATCAGAAGCAAGTTTTATTATAGTAGCAGTACCAACTCCAGTATTAGAAAATAAATCACCTGATTTTAGACCATTGATAGGAGCTTCAACTATTATTGGAAAAAATATGAGGAAAGATTCAATAGTTGTCTATGAGTCTACTGTTTATCCAGGAGCAACAGAAGAAGTTTGTTTACCAATTTTAGAAAAATATTCAAAAATGAAATGTGGAATTGATTTTAAAATAGGATATTCACCTGAAAGAGTTAATCCAGCTGATAAAGTGAATACATTAACAAAAATCAAAAAAATAACTTCAGGAATGGATAAAGAAAGTTCAACTATAATAGCAGAAGTTTATGGCTCTATAATAGAAGCTGGAATACATAAAGCAAGTTCAATAAAAGTTGCAGAAGCAGCAAAGGTTATAGAAAATTCTCAAAGGGATATAAATATAGCCTTTATAAATGAATTAGCAATGATATTCGATAGAATTGGAATTGATACTTTGGAAGTTTTGGAAGCAGCAGGAACAAAATGGAATTTTTTACCATATAGACCAGGGTTAGTTGGTGGGCATTGTATAGGTGTAGATCCTTATTATCTTGCAGATAAAGCAAATGAGTTGGGTTATCATGCACAAGTAATATTAGCTGGAAGAAGAATAAATGATGGTATGGCAAAATTTGTAGCTGAAAAAACTATAAAAAGATTAATTAATGCTAACATAAGAGTAAAAGGAGCAGATGTTTTAGTAATGGGATTAACTTTTAAAGAAAATTGTCCTGATTTAAGAAACTCAAAAGTAAATGATATTATATTAGAACTAAAAGAATATGGAGTTAATGTTCATGTAGTAGATCCTATGGCAGATAAATTAGAAGCTAAAAAAGAGTATAATATTGATTTAGAAGATTCAAAAGATATAAAAAATATGGATGCTATTATAGTAGCTGTTGGACATAAAGAGTATAGAGATATGGATATAAAAGAATTGTATAAATACTATAATGAAGTTTATAGTAAACCATTATTAATAGATGTAAAATCTATTTTTAATAAAGAAGAAGCTGAAAAAGAATATGATTATTGGAGGCTATAA
- a CDS encoding sugar transferase has protein sequence MLKRIFDTTLSLFGLIILLPFMLIIAILIKIDSKGPIFFKQIRVTKGGREFKILKYRTMRVGSDKYSQITVGKDERITKIGSFLRKYKLDEIPQLINVLIGDMSLVGPRPEVPKYVVLYTDEQKEILKVRAGITDYASIEFSDENDLLASEKNPEEAYIEKIMPKKIELNKKYLSEISVLTDIRIILLTIKKILK, from the coding sequence TTGTTAAAAAGAATATTTGATACAACTCTCTCACTATTTGGTTTGATAATATTATTACCTTTTATGTTAATAATAGCAATTTTAATAAAAATTGACTCAAAAGGACCTATATTTTTTAAACAGATTAGAGTAACAAAAGGTGGAAGAGAATTTAAAATTTTAAAGTATAGGACTATGAGAGTTGGTTCAGATAAGTATAGTCAAATAACAGTTGGAAAAGATGAAAGAATAACAAAAATAGGTTCATTTTTAAGAAAGTATAAATTAGATGAAATACCTCAGTTAATAAATGTTTTAATAGGTGATATGAGCTTAGTTGGGCCAAGACCAGAAGTTCCTAAATATGTAGTTCTTTATACAGATGAACAAAAAGAAATTTTAAAAGTAAGAGCTGGAATAACAGACTATGCTTCAATAGAATTTTCAGATGAAAATGATTTATTAGCTTCAGAGAAAAATCCAGAGGAAGCCTATATAGAAAAGATTATGCCTAAAAAAATTGAACTAAATAAAAAGTATTTATCAGAAATTTCAGTATTAACAGATATAAGGATTATTTTATTAACAATAAAAAAAATATTAAAATAA
- a CDS encoding DegT/DnrJ/EryC1/StrS family aminotransferase, whose translation MEKRNITFSPPDITDREIAEVVDTLKSGWITTGPKTKRFEDEIAKYCGTKKSVCLNSATAAMELALRLFDIGEGDEVITSAYTYTASASVIYHCGAKIVLADSKNGEFNIDSKKIEKLITPRTKAIIPVDIGGFPADYSEILDLVEKKKDIFNPKKGTYQEKLGRILVLADSAHSFGSSYKGKKIGSVADITSFSFHAIKNLTTAEGGTLTWNLPNNFDNEQIYKELMLLALHGQNKDALAKLKAGAWKYDIVMLGYKYNMTDIMASIGLAQLQRYDNEILKKKKELVSYYEKYLKDLMDKIELPIFKNDIKESCRHLYMVRLKNQDEEKRNKVIAKLAENGIATNVHFQPLPLLTAYKNLGFKIEDYPNAYNQYKNEISLPLHDFLSEDDIRYICEYIKKIYNGVL comes from the coding sequence ATGGAAAAGAGAAATATTACTTTTTCTCCACCTGATATAACAGATAGAGAAATAGCCGAAGTAGTTGATACACTAAAATCTGGTTGGATTACCACAGGTCCTAAAACAAAAAGATTTGAAGATGAAATAGCAAAGTATTGTGGAACAAAAAAATCTGTTTGTCTTAATTCAGCAACAGCAGCAATGGAATTAGCTCTTAGATTGTTTGATATAGGAGAAGGAGATGAAGTTATAACATCTGCTTACACTTATACAGCTTCAGCTAGTGTAATATACCATTGTGGTGCTAAAATAGTTTTAGCTGATAGTAAAAATGGAGAATTTAATATAGATTCAAAAAAGATAGAGAAATTGATAACTCCTAGAACAAAGGCTATAATTCCAGTTGATATTGGTGGTTTTCCAGCTGATTACTCAGAAATTTTAGATTTAGTGGAAAAGAAGAAAGATATATTTAATCCTAAAAAAGGAACTTATCAAGAAAAACTTGGAAGAATATTAGTTTTAGCTGATTCGGCTCACTCATTTGGAAGTAGCTATAAAGGAAAGAAAATAGGAAGTGTTGCAGATATAACCTCGTTTTCATTTCATGCAATAAAAAATTTAACAACAGCTGAGGGTGGAACATTAACATGGAATCTTCCTAATAATTTTGATAATGAACAAATTTATAAAGAATTGATGTTATTAGCTTTACATGGACAAAATAAAGATGCACTTGCAAAACTAAAAGCAGGAGCTTGGAAATATGATATTGTTATGCTAGGATATAAATATAATATGACAGACATTATGGCTTCTATTGGTTTAGCTCAACTTCAAAGATATGATAATGAAATTTTAAAGAAAAAGAAAGAATTAGTATCTTATTATGAAAAATATTTAAAGGATTTAATGGATAAGATAGAATTACCAATTTTTAAAAATGATATTAAAGAAAGTTGTAGACATTTATATATGGTAAGACTAAAAAATCAAGATGAAGAAAAAAGAAATAAAGTGATTGCTAAATTAGCTGAAAATGGTATAGCAACAAATGTCCATTTTCAACCATTACCTCTTTTGACAGCATATAAGAATTTAGGATTTAAAATAGAAGATTATCCTAATGCTTACAATCAATATAAGAATGAAATTTCATTACCACTTCATGATTTTTTAAGTGAAGATGATATTAGGTATATTTGTGAATATATAAAAAAAATATATAATGGAGTACTATAA
- the rfbD gene encoding dTDP-4-dehydrorhamnose reductase codes for MKLIFGANGKLGTDFKELFDSIGEKYIAIDKDELDITNGNFLRAYIKTIYQNYKIDTIINCAAYNDVDKAETEKELCYKLNAEAPANLAMIASEIGATFITYSTDFVFNGITTNYLYNESTGYTEEDEPHPLSTYAKAKYEGELLVSQIIENTENTSRIYIVRTSWLFGKGSMNFIDKIIEWSKQKNELKVVDDQFSSPTYSKDLAYFSWELIKKECESGIYHFTNDGIASKYDQAKYILEKISWKGDLIRAKSEEFNLLAERPKFSKLSCKKIKEKLGVSIPNWKDAIDRYLKENNK; via the coding sequence ATGAAACTAATCTTTGGAGCTAATGGTAAGTTAGGTACAGATTTTAAAGAATTATTTGATTCTATTGGTGAAAAGTATATTGCTATTGATAAAGATGAACTTGATATAACTAATGGTAATTTTTTAAGAGCATATATTAAGACTATATATCAAAACTATAAAATAGACACAATTATTAATTGTGCGGCATACAATGATGTAGATAAAGCTGAAACAGAAAAAGAATTATGCTATAAACTAAATGCAGAAGCACCTGCTAATTTAGCAATGATAGCTTCAGAAATAGGAGCAACATTTATAACATATTCAACAGATTTTGTTTTTAATGGAATAACAACTAATTATTTATATAACGAAAGTACAGGATATACAGAGGAAGATGAGCCTCATCCACTGTCAACTTATGCAAAAGCAAAGTATGAAGGAGAGTTATTAGTATCACAAATAATAGAAAACACTGAAAATACTTCAAGAATATATATAGTTAGAACTTCTTGGCTATTTGGTAAAGGCAGTATGAATTTTATTGATAAAATAATTGAATGGTCAAAACAAAAGAATGAATTAAAAGTGGTAGATGATCAGTTTTCCTCTCCGACTTATTCAAAAGATTTAGCTTATTTTAGTTGGGAACTTATTAAAAAAGAATGTGAAAGTGGAATTTACCATTTTACAAATGATGGTATAGCCTCAAAATATGATCAAGCTAAATATATTTTAGAAAAAATTTCTTGGAAAGGAGATTTAATAAGAGCTAAAAGTGAAGAATTTAATTTGTTAGCTGAAAGACCTAAATTTAGTAAATTAAGTTGTAAAAAAATTAAGGAAAAATTAGGAGTTTCTATTCCTAACTGGAAAGATGCGATAGATAGGTATTTGAAGGAAAATAATAAATAA